One region of Actinomycetes bacterium genomic DNA includes:
- the purB gene encoding adenylosuccinate lyase — MDIGNVLASRYASDPMADIWSPEHKIVLERQLWLAVLAAQADLGVDIPQGVAADYEKQLNVVDLAAIARRELVTKHDVKARIEEFNSLAGHEHIHKGMTSRDLTENVEQMQVRDSLVVIRDKMVAALAMLADLAVQHSEVPMAGRSHNVAAQMTTLGKRFASAAEELLVAYERVERLIGQLPLRGIKGPMGTAQDMLDLLGGDTNKLSELEERVAAHLGFQRVLASVGQVYPRSLDAEVLGALTQVAAGPASLATTIRLMAGQELATEGFQPGQVGSSAMPHKMNARSCERVGGFMVLLRGYATMANDLAGAQWNEGDVSCSVVRRVMLPDAFFAADGMFETFLTILRDFGAYPAVIATERDRYLPFLATTKVLMAAVRNGVGREEAHEAIKRNAVAVALAMRESGADNDLIERLASDDRLGLSTEQIETVLADPMTFTGDASSQVRTVADRIAAIVAEHPRAANYQPGEIL, encoded by the coding sequence TTGGACATCGGAAATGTTTTGGCCTCGCGCTACGCCTCAGACCCGATGGCCGACATCTGGTCGCCGGAGCACAAGATCGTGTTGGAGCGGCAGTTGTGGCTAGCGGTGCTGGCGGCACAAGCCGATCTTGGCGTGGACATCCCCCAAGGCGTAGCTGCTGACTACGAGAAGCAGTTGAACGTCGTTGACCTCGCCGCAATTGCTCGCCGTGAACTGGTAACCAAACACGATGTGAAGGCCCGGATCGAGGAGTTCAACTCACTCGCTGGACACGAACACATTCATAAGGGGATGACCAGTCGCGATCTGACCGAGAACGTCGAGCAGATGCAGGTCCGAGATTCGCTGGTGGTGATCCGGGACAAAATGGTGGCTGCGTTGGCGATGTTGGCCGATCTTGCGGTGCAGCACAGTGAGGTGCCGATGGCCGGCCGTTCCCACAACGTCGCGGCCCAGATGACCACCCTAGGCAAACGATTCGCGTCAGCCGCCGAAGAGCTCCTGGTCGCCTACGAGCGGGTGGAGAGACTGATTGGTCAGTTGCCGTTGCGGGGCATCAAAGGGCCGATGGGGACCGCCCAGGACATGCTGGATCTGCTGGGTGGCGATACCAACAAGTTGTCCGAGTTAGAGGAGCGCGTCGCCGCTCATCTGGGGTTCCAGCGAGTGCTCGCTTCCGTCGGTCAGGTGTATCCGCGATCGCTGGATGCGGAAGTGCTGGGCGCGCTCACCCAAGTAGCGGCCGGTCCGGCCTCGCTTGCCACCACGATTCGATTGATGGCAGGACAGGAACTCGCCACCGAGGGGTTCCAGCCGGGGCAAGTTGGATCCTCGGCGATGCCCCACAAGATGAATGCTCGATCCTGCGAACGCGTCGGCGGGTTCATGGTGCTACTGCGGGGCTACGCGACCATGGCCAATGACTTGGCTGGGGCGCAGTGGAACGAAGGGGACGTGTCCTGCTCGGTGGTCCGCCGGGTGATGCTGCCGGATGCCTTCTTTGCAGCGGACGGCATGTTTGAAACTTTCCTGACAATCCTGCGCGACTTCGGTGCCTATCCGGCGGTGATTGCAACCGAACGCGACCGCTACCTGCCCTTCCTCGCTACTACGAAGGTACTGATGGCTGCCGTTCGTAACGGTGTTGGTCGCGAAGAGGCGCACGAGGCGATCAAACGGAACGCAGTTGCGGTCGCGCTAGCGATGCGCGAATCCGGTGCTGACAATGACTTGATCGAGCGGCTGGCGTCAGATGATCGACTAGGGCTTTCGACTGAGCAGATCGAGACCGTACTAGCTGATCCGATGACGTTCACTGGAGACGCGTCGAGCCAGGTACGCACCGTGGCAGATCGGATTGCCGCAATCGTTGCCGAGCACCCGCGGGCCGCCAACTACCAACCAGGAGAAATTCTGTGA
- the purD gene encoding phosphoribosylamine--glycine ligase, giving the protein MKVLVVGSGAREHALVSKLLSDPGVEQVVAAPGNAGIAAVAPVLPVDVADPVAVADLAAHGEFDLVVIGPELPLVNGAADEIRSRGLLCFGPSAAAAQLEGSKAFAKEIMAAAGVPTAASVTCTDEDQVVAALDCFGAPYVVKDDGLAGGKGVVVTDDRAAALRHAQECLSKGSSLVVEEFLDGPEVSLFVITDGADAVPLLPAQDHKRVGDDDAGPNTGGMGSYTPLPWAPPDLVEQIMTQVARPTITEMARRGTPFAGVLYCGLALTSRGLKVVEFNARFGDPEIQAVLRLLDSPLFPLLRSAAAGSLGQQPDPVWSDGAAVCVVVAAKGYPVSVQTGDSITGIPEAEQVTEVAVVHAGTATGESGLVTSGGRVLSVTARGADLAEAADRAYQGIDRIEIRGSHHRSDIARAARLGAIVLPG; this is encoded by the coding sequence GTGAAGGTTCTGGTCGTTGGGTCCGGCGCCCGAGAACACGCGTTGGTAAGCAAATTACTCAGCGATCCCGGTGTTGAGCAGGTAGTTGCGGCGCCAGGCAATGCTGGCATCGCTGCGGTCGCTCCCGTGCTGCCGGTTGACGTCGCTGACCCGGTAGCAGTAGCTGATCTGGCAGCGCACGGTGAGTTCGATCTCGTCGTGATCGGTCCGGAACTGCCGTTGGTCAATGGTGCTGCGGACGAAATCCGGAGCCGGGGGTTGTTGTGTTTCGGCCCGAGTGCCGCTGCCGCGCAACTGGAGGGCAGCAAGGCCTTCGCGAAAGAAATCATGGCTGCTGCTGGCGTTCCCACCGCGGCGAGTGTGACCTGCACCGATGAGGATCAGGTTGTAGCCGCGCTGGACTGTTTCGGCGCTCCTTACGTGGTGAAGGATGACGGTTTGGCCGGTGGCAAGGGTGTCGTGGTGACCGACGATCGTGCTGCTGCGCTGCGGCACGCCCAAGAATGTCTCAGCAAGGGCAGCAGTCTTGTGGTGGAAGAGTTTCTCGACGGACCCGAGGTATCACTCTTCGTCATCACCGACGGTGCCGATGCAGTGCCACTGCTCCCCGCGCAAGACCACAAGCGGGTGGGGGATGACGATGCCGGACCGAACACTGGCGGTATGGGCAGCTACACCCCACTCCCGTGGGCGCCCCCCGATTTGGTTGAGCAGATCATGACTCAGGTGGCACGACCCACGATCACAGAGATGGCCCGCCGCGGAACTCCATTCGCGGGTGTCTTGTACTGCGGGCTGGCGCTGACTAGCCGCGGTTTGAAAGTGGTCGAGTTCAACGCTCGCTTCGGCGATCCCGAGATCCAAGCGGTGCTACGACTGCTGGATAGTCCGCTATTTCCGCTGCTGCGTTCCGCAGCTGCAGGAAGTCTGGGCCAGCAACCGGATCCGGTCTGGTCCGATGGGGCAGCGGTGTGTGTCGTGGTAGCGGCGAAGGGCTACCCGGTTTCGGTCCAGACTGGTGATTCGATCACAGGTATCCCCGAGGCTGAGCAAGTCACCGAAGTAGCAGTGGTGCATGCGGGGACTGCGACCGGTGAAAGTGGGTTGGTCACCAGTGGCGGTCGAGTACTCAGTGTCACCGCACGAGGCGCAGATCTCGCAGAGGCTGCTGATCGGGCCTACCAGGGCATCGATCGAATCGAGATCCGTGGCTCGCATCACCGTAGCGATATCGCCCGGGCGGCTCGGCTCGGCGCAATCGTGTTGCCCGGCTGA
- a CDS encoding pyridoxamine 5'-phosphate oxidase family protein, with translation MEIDPRNGIQILDESSCWEMLAREAHGRLAVAPAGLPDIFPVNHLHHDNRLLFRTAEGSKLVSVAVNSKVAYEVDGYLPETGEAWSVVVQGTARIVESDEESAMLEELPLTPWNAGPKNNFVEIVPERVSGRRFRLGLGPDA, from the coding sequence ATGGAGATTGACCCCCGCAATGGAATCCAAATTTTGGACGAATCGTCCTGCTGGGAAATGCTCGCCCGGGAAGCCCACGGCCGGCTCGCAGTAGCACCAGCCGGACTTCCGGACATCTTCCCCGTGAACCACCTCCACCACGACAATCGGTTGCTGTTTCGAACCGCTGAGGGTTCCAAGCTGGTCTCAGTTGCGGTGAATTCCAAGGTCGCCTACGAGGTAGATGGCTACCTCCCCGAAACCGGTGAAGCGTGGAGTGTTGTGGTGCAGGGAACGGCGCGCATCGTGGAATCCGACGAAGAGTCGGCGATGTTAGAAGAGTTGCCACTGACCCCGTGGAACGCTGGTCCCAAGAACAACTTCGTCGAAATAGTCCCAGAGCGGGTGAGCGGTCGTAGGTTTCGGCTTGGACTGGGACCAGACGCGTGA
- a CDS encoding adenylosuccinate synthase gives MPAIVLVGAQWGDEGKGKATDLLGSRVEYVVRYQGGNNAGHTVVVGERSFALHLLPSGILSPDCTPVIGNGVVVDPGVLFEEIAGLQQQGIDTSRLLISPDAHLITPYHVTLDKVAERFLGKSRIGTTGRGIGPTYADKVARLGIRVQDLFDESILQQKVEAALDLKNQILVKIYNRREISVAEITDYLLEFADRMRPMVVDTSQVLNKALDADRVVLLEGGQGTLLDVDHGTYPFVTSSNPTAGGACTGAGIGPTRINRVVGILKAYTTRVGSGPFPTELLDEDGERLRTIGHEFGVTTGRDRRCGWFDAPIARFAGRVNGLTDFFLTKLDVLSGWEKIPVCVGYRIDGGTTEELPPSQSDFHGAEPIYELLPGWQEDISEVRDFNDLPPNAQSYVEFLEQVSGTRISAIGVGPDRDATIVLHDLLD, from the coding sequence ATGCCTGCAATCGTGCTCGTCGGCGCCCAATGGGGCGATGAGGGCAAGGGAAAGGCCACGGACCTGCTCGGTAGCCGGGTCGAGTACGTGGTGCGTTACCAGGGTGGAAACAACGCTGGCCACACCGTAGTGGTGGGCGAGCGGAGTTTTGCACTCCACCTGCTGCCCAGCGGAATCCTGTCCCCGGACTGCACCCCCGTCATCGGCAACGGTGTGGTGGTGGATCCAGGTGTCTTGTTTGAGGAGATCGCCGGACTTCAGCAGCAGGGGATTGATACCTCTCGGCTACTGATCAGCCCAGATGCCCACTTGATCACCCCGTATCACGTGACCTTGGACAAAGTTGCCGAACGCTTCCTCGGAAAATCCCGGATTGGGACTACCGGCCGCGGAATCGGGCCCACCTACGCCGACAAGGTCGCACGGCTAGGCATTCGGGTGCAGGACCTTTTCGACGAATCCATCCTGCAGCAAAAGGTCGAAGCAGCCCTCGATCTGAAGAATCAGATTCTGGTCAAGATCTACAACCGACGCGAGATTTCGGTTGCGGAGATCACCGACTACCTGCTGGAGTTCGCCGATCGGATGCGTCCCATGGTGGTCGACACCTCCCAAGTGCTCAACAAGGCACTCGATGCTGATCGGGTAGTGCTGTTGGAAGGCGGGCAGGGAACACTGCTGGATGTCGACCATGGCACCTACCCGTTTGTCACCTCCTCCAACCCAACTGCGGGTGGTGCCTGCACCGGTGCCGGCATCGGTCCCACCCGGATCAACCGCGTCGTGGGGATTCTCAAGGCCTACACCACTCGCGTGGGATCGGGGCCGTTTCCGACCGAACTGCTGGACGAGGACGGCGAACGGCTACGCACTATTGGCCACGAGTTCGGGGTGACTACTGGCCGGGACCGCCGATGTGGCTGGTTTGACGCGCCGATTGCGCGCTTTGCCGGTCGAGTGAACGGACTGACTGACTTCTTCCTCACCAAACTGGACGTCCTCAGTGGTTGGGAAAAGATCCCGGTATGTGTGGGCTACCGCATCGACGGTGGTACCACGGAGGAATTGCCGCCGTCCCAAAGCGACTTCCACGGCGCAGAGCCCATTTACGAGCTCCTGCCAGGATGGCAAGAGGACATCTCCGAAGTCCGAGACTTCAACGACCTGCCCCCGAATGCGCAGTCCTACGTAGAATTCCTTGAACAAGTCAGTGGCACGCGAATTTCGGCTATTGGGGTGGGACCCGACCGAGACGCCACCATCGTGTTGCATGATCTATTGGATTGA
- the fbaA gene encoding class II fructose-bisphosphate aldolase, with product MPIATPEVYAQMLDRAKAGKFAYPAINCTSSQTIVAALQGFAEAESDGIIQFSWGGAQYASGQTVKDMVLGAEALAAFAHTVADKYPVNIALHTDHCPQQHLDGYMRPLVDISLERVAKGELPLFQSHMWDGSAIPLDENLDIAEELLDKCHRANIIMELEIGVVGGEEDGIEAKQDAKLYSTPEDGLATAAKLGLGERGRYMVAATFGNVHGVYKPGNVKLQPKILDTIQKAVGENYGVEKPFDLVFHGGSGSLLSEIRESLDFGVVKMNVDTDTQYAFTRPVADHMFRYYDEVLRIDGEVGNKKKYDPRAWGKAAEAGMAARVVHACEDLRSAGTKI from the coding sequence ATGCCCATTGCAACACCCGAGGTCTACGCACAAATGTTGGACCGGGCCAAAGCCGGCAAGTTCGCCTATCCCGCCATCAACTGCACGTCGTCACAGACGATCGTGGCGGCGCTACAAGGATTTGCCGAAGCCGAAAGTGACGGCATCATTCAGTTTTCCTGGGGTGGTGCGCAATACGCGTCTGGCCAAACCGTTAAAGACATGGTGCTCGGGGCAGAGGCACTAGCCGCCTTCGCGCACACGGTCGCGGATAAGTACCCCGTGAATATCGCGCTCCACACCGACCATTGCCCGCAGCAGCATCTCGACGGCTACATGCGCCCGCTGGTCGATATCTCACTGGAAAGGGTTGCCAAGGGGGAGCTACCGCTGTTCCAGTCGCATATGTGGGACGGCTCGGCTATCCCCCTAGACGAGAACTTGGATATCGCCGAGGAACTCCTCGATAAGTGCCATCGGGCCAACATCATCATGGAACTGGAGATCGGGGTAGTCGGTGGTGAGGAAGACGGCATCGAAGCAAAGCAGGATGCCAAGTTGTACTCCACACCAGAGGATGGCCTAGCAACCGCCGCCAAACTGGGGCTGGGTGAGCGGGGCCGCTACATGGTGGCTGCGACCTTTGGCAATGTTCATGGGGTCTACAAGCCTGGCAACGTCAAGCTTCAGCCGAAAATCCTGGACACCATCCAAAAAGCAGTCGGCGAGAACTATGGGGTGGAGAAGCCGTTTGATCTGGTGTTCCACGGTGGCTCCGGATCGCTGTTGTCCGAGATCCGGGAGTCATTGGATTTCGGTGTGGTGAAAATGAACGTCGACACTGACACCCAGTACGCCTTCACCCGACCGGTGGCCGACCACATGTTCCGCTATTACGACGAAGTACTCAGGATCGACGGCGAGGTCGGCAACAAAAAGAAGTATGACCCGCGTGCTTGGGGTAAGGCTGCCGAAGCAGGTATGGCTGCTCGGGTGGTACATGCTTGTGAGGATTTGCGTTCCGCGGGCACCAAGATCTGA
- a CDS encoding alpha/beta hydrolase, whose product MDNDAVLDILTRLGTAAATGLLGLPESVIRRLAGSPHSMDGETLQPAVQMMLRMNQAVAVAGTGSSSVTRRRQDMVRGAKLAMTPPRQVAVAELTIPTSATALPARRYRDRGWSDAARPVIMYLHGGGWVVGDLDSHDAVCRQLALGSGCTVVSVAYRLAPEHPFPAAVIDAVAAFRWLRDNPQPEDLPGIVAVMGDSAGGNLAAVTSMAMRDAGEQLPAAQGLIYPGTDLRMGMPSINKFADGFFLTKADMEWYRSHYAPDPEQWRNPQVSPLLAGDHRGLPATALWTAGFDPLRDEGSAYAQQLRDSGIMVQEQCFTDQVHGFANMGFLPGGAARTRSLGQQLATLIHSQL is encoded by the coding sequence ATGGACAATGATGCTGTGTTGGACATTCTCACTCGACTGGGGACTGCAGCCGCTACCGGTTTGCTCGGTCTGCCGGAATCAGTGATCCGTCGCCTGGCCGGCTCGCCCCACAGCATGGATGGTGAGACGTTACAGCCAGCCGTGCAGATGATGCTTCGAATGAATCAGGCAGTCGCCGTGGCCGGTACGGGCAGCAGCTCGGTAACTCGGCGTCGACAGGATATGGTCCGGGGCGCCAAACTGGCTATGACACCGCCGCGGCAGGTCGCCGTGGCCGAGTTAACCATTCCCACATCCGCGACAGCACTACCCGCACGCCGGTATCGGGATCGAGGCTGGTCCGATGCAGCCCGACCGGTGATCATGTATCTACATGGTGGGGGCTGGGTGGTAGGTGATCTCGACAGCCACGACGCCGTCTGTCGACAACTCGCGCTAGGCAGCGGCTGCACGGTCGTGTCCGTGGCTTACCGACTGGCTCCGGAACATCCATTCCCGGCTGCCGTCATTGACGCTGTCGCCGCCTTTCGCTGGCTACGAGACAACCCGCAGCCGGAAGATCTCCCTGGGATCGTCGCCGTCATGGGTGATAGCGCTGGTGGGAACCTGGCGGCAGTGACCTCGATGGCCATGCGGGACGCCGGCGAGCAGCTTCCGGCAGCCCAGGGCCTGATCTATCCGGGTACAGATCTGCGCATGGGCATGCCGTCGATTAACAAGTTCGCCGACGGTTTCTTCCTCACCAAAGCAGACATGGAGTGGTACCGCAGCCACTACGCGCCGGACCCAGAACAGTGGCGCAACCCGCAGGTCTCACCGCTGCTGGCCGGTGATCACCGCGGACTGCCCGCCACGGCGCTGTGGACTGCCGGGTTTGACCCGCTGCGAGACGAGGGCTCCGCCTACGCACAACAGCTTCGTGACAGCGGCATTATGGTTCAGGAGCAGTGCTTCACCGATCAAGTGCACGGTTTCGCCAACATGGGTTTTCTTCCCGGTGGGGCGGCGCGAACCCGCAGTCTCGGGCAGCAACTGGCCACCCTGATCCACAGTCAACTGTGA
- a CDS encoding SDR family oxidoreductase → MTQALQVDLSGRRAFVTGSSRGLGLASARALARAGADVGLLGRQPESVAAAVTDVEQHRATPGQRVMAFTGDLATTEGVQGVIADATRSQWDIVVNCAGVAHPGSLAEIDPADWSATMAVNVTAPFLLSQALSVPMMERGWGRIISVSSHSGLRPSRGSLAYSVSKAALQMLSTCLATELGPHGVRSNVICPTIFLSDMGREFWSDLDVLSGKIEQIPAKRLARVTELADVILFLASPAADYINGAVLPVDGGLFAGRPAASGVTLANLDEAELSPNQR, encoded by the coding sequence ATGACTCAGGCATTACAGGTCGATCTATCCGGCAGGCGAGCATTCGTGACCGGGAGCAGTCGCGGGCTAGGTCTTGCGAGTGCACGAGCCCTAGCCCGTGCTGGCGCCGACGTGGGACTACTGGGTCGGCAACCAGAATCGGTAGCGGCCGCCGTGACTGATGTTGAACAGCACCGCGCCACCCCTGGGCAACGGGTAATGGCCTTTACCGGCGATCTGGCCACAACGGAAGGTGTGCAGGGCGTGATTGCCGACGCCACTAGGAGCCAATGGGACATTGTGGTGAACTGCGCTGGGGTGGCCCATCCAGGCTCGCTGGCTGAAATTGACCCGGCGGATTGGTCGGCAACAATGGCGGTGAACGTGACCGCACCCTTTCTCCTGAGCCAAGCGTTGTCAGTGCCGATGATGGAGCGCGGTTGGGGAAGAATCATCAGCGTCTCTTCGCACAGCGGTCTCCGACCAAGTAGAGGCTCGTTGGCCTACTCGGTATCGAAGGCAGCCCTGCAAATGCTCAGTACTTGCCTGGCAACCGAGTTGGGGCCGCACGGGGTGAGATCCAACGTCATTTGCCCCACCATTTTTCTTTCCGATATGGGTCGGGAATTTTGGAGTGACCTCGATGTGCTGAGCGGAAAGATTGAACAGATACCGGCCAAGCGGCTAGCGCGGGTAACGGAACTGGCAGATGTCATCCTCTTCCTGGCCAGCCCCGCCGCTGACTACATCAACGGTGCGGTGCTTCCAGTAGATGGGGGGCTTTTTGCTGGTAGACCGGCCGCCTCTGGGGTGACGCTGGCCAACCTGGACGAAGCCGAGTTGTCGCCGAATCAGCGATAG
- a CDS encoding LacI family DNA-binding transcriptional regulator, with protein sequence MATSPRRPKLAHVAMHAGVSLGTASDALRGKGRMSDETRRRIIATAESMG encoded by the coding sequence ATGGCTACCTCGCCTCGGCGCCCAAAACTCGCGCACGTTGCGATGCATGCCGGGGTCAGTCTCGGGACCGCGTCGGATGCCTTACGCGGCAAAGGCCGCATGAGTGACGAGACTCGCCGGCGAATCATCGCGACTGCTGAGTCCATGGGCTAG
- a CDS encoding DinB family protein has product MAYSGIDTTADEKRMLTGWLDFHRATLERKAEGLDPERMKRQSVPPSNLTMLGLVRHLADVERHWFQRVLQGERIKPLYWSKDIADADFTDLADADPSADFAAWYAEVEKSRQIVAEIADLNTLAKYPKLDGPTSLRWILVHLIEEYARHNGHADLLRETIDGTTGL; this is encoded by the coding sequence ATGGCCTATTCCGGTATTGACACTACGGCGGACGAGAAACGCATGTTGACGGGATGGTTGGACTTTCACCGGGCCACATTGGAGCGCAAGGCCGAAGGGCTCGATCCCGAGCGAATGAAGCGACAGAGCGTTCCGCCATCCAACCTGACCATGCTGGGACTGGTGCGTCACTTGGCGGACGTGGAGCGGCATTGGTTCCAGCGAGTACTGCAAGGAGAGCGGATCAAGCCGTTGTACTGGTCCAAGGATATTGCCGACGCGGACTTCACTGACTTGGCTGATGCAGATCCCTCGGCGGACTTCGCCGCTTGGTACGCGGAGGTGGAGAAGTCGCGCCAAATCGTGGCCGAGATTGCTGATCTCAACACGTTGGCGAAGTATCCGAAACTCGATGGCCCCACAAGTTTGCGGTGGATCTTGGTTCACCTGATCGAGGAATACGCCCGCCACAATGGTCATGCGGATCTGCTCCGAGAGACTATCGACGGTACGACCGGGCTCTAG
- a CDS encoding FAD-dependent oxidoreductase yields the protein MWEPPLRLRCTPGSVNTPATRRIRGQTALPGRIATERGSVGSVHVVVIGGDAAGMSSASQIKRKLGESVEIVVVNEQDWTSYSACGIPYWVAGEVADGPEALVARSPEEHRSRGIDVRSRVRATAIDPVAQVVTAVSVDAPADEQQLAYDHLIIATGAAPLTPPIPGIDLPGVHRVHTLDNGLTAIDALAESPRTAVVVGAGFIGLEMAEACVMRGLATTVLDLAPEPMAVMDPDMGTLIREAMSDHGADFRGDEPATEFVAGADGTVAAVRTASGEYPADIVFLGLGVRPRNELAVAAGLPVGDSGGIAIDDHCRVVGTTNIWAGGDCVENYHRISDRPAYVPLGTHANKHGRVIGLNISGLDVTFPGILGTAITKFMDTEIARVGLSEQQAIDLGLNPVTATITSRTKPGYFPGSSPISVKVVAGSPECRLLGYQIVGGPGSGKRIDTAAAALWSGMTATDVVDVDLSYAPPFSLVWDPVQVAARRVMAARDLRCLTPPD from the coding sequence ATGTGGGAGCCGCCGCTGCGATTGCGATGCACTCCTGGGTCAGTCAACACGCCGGCGACCCGCCGGATTAGGGGCCAAACGGCTCTTCCCGGGCGTATTGCTACCGAGCGTGGCAGTGTGGGGTCCGTGCATGTTGTAGTAATCGGTGGCGATGCCGCCGGGATGTCATCGGCCAGTCAGATCAAACGGAAACTGGGCGAGAGCGTCGAAATCGTTGTTGTGAATGAGCAGGACTGGACCTCGTACTCTGCCTGCGGCATCCCTTACTGGGTTGCCGGTGAGGTAGCGGACGGGCCGGAGGCCCTCGTCGCCCGTAGCCCCGAAGAGCACCGCTCCAGAGGGATTGATGTCCGTAGCCGAGTGCGAGCTACGGCTATTGATCCCGTTGCACAGGTCGTTACCGCGGTTTCGGTCGATGCGCCTGCCGATGAGCAACAACTTGCCTACGACCACCTCATCATCGCCACTGGAGCCGCGCCGCTCACGCCGCCGATCCCAGGCATTGATCTGCCCGGCGTTCATCGGGTGCACACGTTAGACAACGGTCTGACCGCCATCGATGCGCTTGCCGAGTCACCCCGCACTGCGGTGGTGGTCGGAGCTGGCTTCATTGGATTGGAGATGGCTGAGGCTTGTGTGATGCGTGGCCTGGCGACAACCGTGCTCGATTTAGCACCAGAGCCGATGGCTGTCATGGACCCAGACATGGGAACGCTGATTCGCGAAGCCATGTCCGACCACGGCGCTGATTTCCGCGGTGACGAGCCTGCAACAGAGTTTGTGGCAGGTGCGGATGGCACGGTCGCCGCTGTTCGTACCGCTTCAGGGGAATACCCCGCCGACATTGTCTTTCTCGGCCTCGGTGTTCGGCCGCGCAATGAACTGGCCGTGGCCGCAGGGCTGCCGGTGGGTGATTCGGGCGGGATCGCTATTGACGATCATTGCCGGGTCGTCGGGACGACGAATATTTGGGCAGGTGGTGACTGTGTCGAGAACTATCACCGAATTTCTGATCGACCTGCCTACGTTCCGCTGGGAACCCACGCCAACAAACACGGTCGAGTGATCGGTCTCAACATCTCTGGTCTCGACGTCACTTTTCCCGGGATTCTGGGGACCGCGATCACCAAGTTTATGGATACCGAAATCGCTCGGGTCGGGCTCAGTGAACAACAAGCGATTGACTTGGGGTTGAACCCGGTGACGGCCACTATTACATCCCGCACCAAACCTGGTTACTTTCCGGGTTCGTCACCGATTTCCGTCAAGGTCGTGGCTGGTTCACCAGAGTGTCGACTGCTGGGGTATCAGATCGTTGGCGGACCTGGGTCAGGTAAGCGCATCGATACCGCGGCCGCTGCCCTGTGGAGTGGCATGACCGCAACGGACGTGGTTGACGTTGACCTGTCCTACGCCCCACCGTTCTCGCTGGTCTGGGATCCGGTGCAGGTGGCTGCTCGACGAGTGATGGCGGCACGGGACTTGCGTTGCCTGACGCCGCCAGATTGA
- a CDS encoding RNA methyltransferase: protein MTDSAHQEDGAPSSAESAPPVGVGPHPLPWPTDDRFDPDLLREGDRRNVADRYRYWRMTAIVADLDEHRFPYHVAIENLQHDFNIGSIVRTANAFLAAEIHVVGRRRWNRRGAMVTDRYQHIRHHESPAELAEWAARTQIPIIGLDNVSGSVPLEGFVFPQECVLWFGQEGAGLSPEALAACNDVVAIASFGSTRSINVGAAAAIAMHSWVSQHAGDPPD, encoded by the coding sequence ATGACTGACTCCGCTCACCAGGAGGACGGTGCGCCGTCATCCGCCGAGTCGGCCCCGCCGGTAGGTGTCGGCCCGCACCCGTTGCCGTGGCCGACGGACGACCGATTCGATCCGGACCTGCTGCGCGAAGGTGATCGCCGCAATGTGGCGGATCGCTATCGGTATTGGCGCATGACAGCCATCGTCGCGGACTTGGATGAACACCGATTCCCGTATCACGTAGCCATCGAGAACCTGCAGCACGATTTCAACATCGGTTCTATCGTGCGTACGGCCAATGCGTTCCTAGCCGCAGAGATTCATGTGGTGGGTCGCCGGCGATGGAATCGGCGGGGAGCCATGGTGACTGACCGGTATCAACACATTCGCCACCATGAATCGCCAGCAGAACTGGCCGAATGGGCAGCGAGGACTCAGATTCCGATCATTGGTTTGGACAACGTGTCTGGTTCGGTGCCGCTCGAGGGGTTCGTCTTTCCCCAGGAGTGCGTGTTGTGGTTCGGTCAAGAAGGTGCCGGATTGTCACCGGAGGCACTGGCCGCCTGCAATGACGTCGTGGCAATCGCTTCTTTTGGCTCCACTCGAAGCATCAATGTGGGAGCCGCCGCTGCGATTGCGATGCACTCCTGGGTCAGTCAACACGCCGGCGACCCGCCGGATTAG